CGATGGGCTGCCCCTCGAGGATCTGGCGGGTAAACGAGTACAGCGCCATGTCCGGGCGCCCCCAGGGCCCATAGACCGTAAAGAACCGCAGCCCCGTCGCGGGCAGGGCATAGAGGTGGTGGTAGGTGCGGGCCATGAGCTCGTTGGCCACCTTGGTGGCGGCGTACAGGCTCACGGGGCGGTCGACCCGGTCCTCCTCGGAAAAGGGCACCTTCTCGTTGGCCCCGTACACCGAGGAAGACGACGCGTACACGAGATTTCCCGTTCCCCGGTGGCGACACGCTTCGAGCACGTGGAGGAATCCCATGAGGTTCGCGTGGCCGTAGACCACCGGGTTTTCCAGGCTGTAGCGCACGCCCGCCTGGGCGGCCAGGTGGCAGACGGCGTCGAAGGGCCCGTCGTCGAAGGCCCGGGCGAGCCCGGCGGGGTCGGCCACGTCGGCCCGGTGAAACGAGAATCCCTCCCGGGGTGCCAGCAGCGCCAGGCGCGCCTGCTTGAGGCGCACGTCGTAGTAGTCGTTGAGGTTGTCGAGCCCTACCACGCGATCGCCGCGCCGCAGGAGCGCCCGGGCGACGTGGAACCCGATGAATCCGGCAGCGCCGGTGACGAGGTAGCGGGCCATGGAGCCTTCCTGGGGTGCCGTGAGCAGACGACCGGCGGGATAGTAGCAGAGGCCGGCGCGCCCGATCCAGGCGAAACCCCCGGAACGCTTCGGGAAAGCGCGGCTTTCTTGACCCTCTGGAATCGCGGTTGCTATACTGCGCCGTTCTTCTCTGGCCGCCTCTTGGCGGCAGCCTCTCGGCAGGGGGTTCATGGATCTTTTCGACGCCATCCGGTCCCGGCGCAGCGTGCGGGCCTTCCGCCCCGACCCCGTGCCGGGAGAGCTCCTGGAGCAGGTGCTGGAGGCGGCCCGCTGGGCTCCCTCGGGGCTCAACAACCAGCCCTGGCGGTTCCACGT
This region of Thermodesulfobacteriota bacterium genomic DNA includes:
- a CDS encoding NAD-dependent epimerase; amino-acid sequence: MARYLVTGAAGFIGFHVARALLRRGDRVVGLDNLNDYYDVRLKQARLALLAPREGFSFHRADVADPAGLARAFDDGPFDAVCHLAAQAGVRYSLENPVVYGHANLMGFLHVLEACRHRGTGNLVYASSSSVYGANEKVPFSEEDRVDRPVSLYAATKVANELMARTYHHLYALPATGLRFFTVYGPWGRPDMALYSFTRQILEGQPIDVYNRGEMERDFTYVDDITAGVLAALDRPLGDEVLNLGNHRPVRLEHFIGVLERALGKEARRNLLPMQPGDVPRTCADVARSRRLLGWEPTTPIEEGIPRFVEWYREYHGVGREE